The Ignavibacteriota bacterium sequence TTCTTGAATTTTTATCGGCAATAAAACGGAATTCTGTTTTTTCTCTTAATATTGTTTTATTATTTGAATTTAACCAGTTTTCCGAAACTTCAAGAAGCCCTTCATTTTTTCCGTCCTGCATTTTTAAAATTTTATCAAGTCGAATTGTTCCCATTTTATCTTTTTCAGCTTCAGGAATAGCGTCCGAGTTATTCCAAAAATCCAATCCATTTACATTTCCGTAATTTAACCACGCGCCAATATGATGAGGGTGATCTATCCTTTCATTTGGTTTTGGATCAAGCGGATAGCCTCTTGTGATTGAAACTCCGTTTGCGGCAATTAATGGAAACAAAACGGTTTTCTTTAACACAGATAAATTATCATTATAAATAAATGAAGTAAAAAGACTGCCATTTACAAGCACGTCAATTTTTTTATCTTGCGTATTATTTTTAAATGTTATTTCATTCCCGGATTTTTCATTTACAAATAACGAACATCCGACAGTAAATGAAAAAATAAGCGCAATAAAAATTATTTTTTTTGAATTCATAATTATGCATCCACTATTTCTTGTTTTGATTCATCAAATTTAACTTTTCTACCTCTGTGTAAAGATTCGGTTACCATTAAACTTGCGACTGAATGATTGTATCCGGCTTCAATTGGAGCATTCGGCTGTTTTCTGCTTCTTAAACATTCCATCCAATTCTTCATATGGTTAACTGTATCAGAATCGGTTCCAGTATTTGCGCTTGTAACAACCTGCGATTGTGTAGTCGCCAATTCATAATCCGCAAGTAAATTTTCTTTCAAGCCGAATTGAGGATATTTTTCTGCGTGATCTTTTGTCAAACCGCCATTAGATGTAACTTTATTAGTATCAAGATTAAGTTCACCGCCATTTGAATAATATATTTCCTTTACTCCTCCGGCTGAATTTGTAAATCTTGAAGAATAAACAACTTGAAATCTTTTGGTCGGATCAGGATCATTAGCCGGACCGTATTCTAAAATTGCCGTTAATGTATCAGCATTTTTCCTGCCGTCGTTCCACATATAAATACCGCCGTTAGCGATTACGTTTAATGGATTGTTAAATCCAGTGAACCAATGCACAGTATCAATTTGATGAACCATCCATTGACCCGGAATTCCTGACGAATAAGGCCAGAACAATCTATATTCACAATAAATTCTTGGATTGAAAGGAACTTTTTCACGATTTACTAAAAATCTATTCCAATCCACATCAGTTTCCTTTAGTCCGGCAACAACGTCCGGTAGTCTCCATCTATCAGGTTGATTAACGTTCCATGACATTTCAACAATTTTTATTGGCCCAAATTTTCCCGACTTAATATATTTTTCCGCCGTCTGGTAATTGCTTCCACTTCTTCTTTGCGAACCAAGCTGAACAATTTTTCCGGTTTCCTTTACTGCTTTTAATACCATTTTATTATCTTCCATTGATTCAGCCAATGGTTTTTCAACATAAGCGTCGCGCCCAGCTCTAACGGCTTCAGTGGCATGATACGCGTGCTGAAAATCTGCGGTACTTATAATTACCGCGTCAACTTTTGATTTTTCATATAGTTCTTCATTATTTCTATAACCGGTTATTTTCGATCCCTGCATTTCTGTTAAATACGCAACTCCTTCA is a genomic window containing:
- a CDS encoding PmoA family protein — its product is MNSKKIIFIALIFSFTVGCSLFVNEKSGNEITFKNNTQDKKIDVLVNGSLFTSFIYNDNLSVLKKTVLFPLIAANGVSITRGYPLDPKPNERIDHPHHIGAWLNYGNVNGLDFWNNSDAIPEAEKDKMGTIRLDKILKMQDGKNEGLLEVSENWLNSNNKTILREKTEFRFIADKNSRIIDRIVTLTAQNEKVIFNDNKEGMVAIRVARQLEHPSKDPVTLSDAQGRKTDVPVLDNTGVTGHYLSSEGIEGDDVWSTRARWVSLDGNIEGKNVTVVIFDNPKNVGFPTYWHARGYGLFAANPLGQNVFSKGKETLNFTLNAGESVTFRYRILIQDGKMDKEKIEKCYSSFVSSN
- a CDS encoding Gfo/Idh/MocA family oxidoreductase, which produces MNSNRREFIKKVGLGTAAVAVGSSVLKAGTAFAKSESKVIVTDAMHYSRIIGANDRVQVGVVGFSGRFKGSLSKAFSANSKDMNMEFVAVSDIWNKRRDEGVAYLTEMQGSKITGYRNNEELYEKSKVDAVIISTADFQHAYHATEAVRAGRDAYVEKPLAESMEDNKMVLKAVKETGKIVQLGSQRRSGSNYQTAEKYIKSGKFGPIKIVEMSWNVNQPDRWRLPDVVAGLKETDVDWNRFLVNREKVPFNPRIYCEYRLFWPYSSGIPGQWMVHQIDTVHWFTGFNNPLNVIANGGIYMWNDGRKNADTLTAILEYGPANDPDPTKRFQVVYSSRFTNSAGGVKEIYYSNGGELNLDTNKVTSNGGLTKDHAEKYPQFGLKENLLADYELATTQSQVVTSANTGTDSDTVNHMKNWMECLRSRKQPNAPIEAGYNHSVASLMVTESLHRGRKVKFDESKQEIVDA